Below is a window of Impatiens glandulifera chromosome 2, dImpGla2.1, whole genome shotgun sequence DNA.
tatttctttttgtgttaatattatatcacacaaatattattattattttttttatatttccccattatttaaagatttgattgaattaaattataataattgtttaattatttttattatctttttaaaattataattagtttattttaaaacttgaCTATTAAGTATTTGTgtacatttttaaataagtctCAATTATGTCGACAACAAAATTATGTCCAAAATTCTTtaaaatctttcaaaaatattattattgtattagtAAATAACCCTATATCACATTCTTATGAAACTTGCAGCAATAAACTTCACATAAATGTCCGAATCAACCGGTgagcataaaaaaaaatgttgaacaTGTTCTTAATTTCCTTGTTATGtgtatattttcttttgacatGTGTTGTATGTTACTTtttgtttattgatttttttttgtgttatgTTTCTCATCAATATATTCTAACAATAAAAAGTATAGGTCAacaaattatctattttttctttattttttatgagtCTCATATCATATCATGTAACaataaaattctcattttttaaaacgttgcgtttaatttctcttttagtGTAACTAATCCCGAGTTAAGATAACTTGCAAACACTCAACCAAGGTCTATCTTTTTAAGATAGTTGGAAATATCCAAATCTTTTTGCCATTATGccataaaatgaataaaaaaatctcatattTAACTGTATGCTTAGATGCTTACTCTTTGTTAAGTATTCtcacatttttctttaaaacttaaaaaaggttatataatatatatttaaacaacagcagaaaaaacaatttatgaTTATACTTTTATAAAGTTACCAAAAGTTGGCATAAAATTAGGcatgaagaaaaattgaaaTTGGATTCTAGAGGAAGAAGTAGAGAGATGACAGTCAACTAATTAAAGTAACATATAatagtgataataataataatgctgatTCAGtgtattgtaaaaaaaaatggcAAGAAACATTGTATTAATGAGAAACAGaggttatatgaaaactttttttaaatcataaaataaattatgaaggtatctaagttatattttataatattatttcatttaaatatatgttaatattctATAGTTCAAACTTCACACATATATAGTTCAATTCTATAAagcatttttaaatgaataattactTATTTCCACATCTACAAATTTCTATCTACTATTTGACTATCTTCTTtagtttattcattaattaaaatgctaaattaagtattaatattatcaaCCCCTAAAAACTTATACCAATAAAGCAGACTACCTTTGTTTTGACTCATgtcctaataaaaaaaaagtaataacatATCTAATTTACTATTACCATACATCttcaattaactaattaaattgtgagacttaaaagaaatttgaaatattattataaacattaGCAAAAGGTGagaattgagttttttttttttctaataaaaattagGTCAgcatattgaatttaaaatcaACTTTCAATATCTTATCCATTGAGCGTTGAGTGAAGCAATTAATGACCCAACGAATCTATATAGTATATATAGTGCAGCCGATAGTTAATagacttttatttatattttctttaagttATTATTTGTGCTCTAAAATTTAAATCTAGAACATAGCTTAACttcaaaattatattcatttgactgaaaattagaatatatatatatatctttttaatataaaagttctGATAAAACTCAcatttcatataattatattatatatatatataggataaGATTAAAAATGTATTTCTGCTGGTGGCTTTGACTAAGTCAAGAACACAAAAGAAAAAACTGGTAAGTGTACGTGTCAAGGGCCACCTAtgattatttctatttttatttttttgcttaTGTTCTATGATTATTACCTAAGAGAGATGCTCTTCTATATGCTTGGATAtgctttttttttcattttttcattatcAATTAAATCAATAATCCATTAATGTTGATTATTCAGAGTTGGTTAATGTTAGCTTATTTcagatttttattgtttttttaataattatcactcaatatataaaaataattaaagctttatttagttgaattattataattttttaaaaattttatctttttaaatagttaatgaaatattataaagtgAGAGtcgattaaatatatataactaaacaaaatattaaataataaaaataaagataccAGAACTCAAATACTAAAAGATTAAATTGTTAGTTTtttagtctaaatctttaatccttaagtctaCAATCtgtatactctatgtcgataaatcgagataaactgtaattgcggaaacgtacctggatcttgaatgcagaacggttcattaagccgttcttcgttattctcttcttcttgatcttctcttgatttcttgaatctggacctgaatctgaatgtggatcttcttgttctggatctggacctgaatcggaatgtcagatgtgggtggggtttaagtcttccaaccctatatcgatagcctttttctttagtgttcttgagagatgaacataaaccttaatgttcgatgagagaaacaaataggtaggttatttatatgggttggggacctagccctaatatacccatttattatttggctcatcaacgaaataataaatggtatttctgcttctacacaaatatatccccacatttattatagatgtctaaataagttccataatctttatactttaatagatcactctAATTgagctttaatctttattatgataacaactaatatacaattattaaataatatatgtacccaaatattggaaataattccaacataaattgcacaatttttttaagaaaaacgaTGAAATCTCTCCTAATTGTTTTTACGGGTTTTCTCAAATCCCGTAATAATGACGGTATGCATGatactataattttttgttttttttaaagtattttaattgataaagtCATTCAAAAGAATTGGATGGATTGATAATTTGATAATGAAAAAGTATATAAAGAGTAAATAATTTAACTCTCTGACTTTTCCAATGTAAGATAATTTAGCCATCATATGACACGGCACATGTTGAGGAAAACCATGACTTAACTAATGcatttaattgtattaattaacaaaaggacaatttaatatatacatttcaAGCTATCAATTCCTATTTGATATCTCggtgattaaataataaaaaaaaacatccaagaaatttgatgaaatgaccctaataattGTTTAATTGTGTAGTACTGGCCtctaataaaaattgaataaaaattgcGCAGAttatcactttatatttttcaGACAAAAACACTCTCGTCGCGTTACACGACTGAACCCTAAATCGTCGAGTGTCATCGCGTGACAACCGTGCCATCGCGAGACGGATGTATTTTTGTCCGAAAAATAGAATTTGCACAACTTTTGTTAGGCGCGGATCATCTACACAATTAAAGCAAATATTATAgtattttcatcaaatttcccctttaactactatatatatatatatatatatatatatatatatatatatatatatatatatatatatatatataaccccaTTATACAATCACATAAATATCGATCTAAATCCATTAACACACCCAAACCATGAAAACTTCTAGACCTTTGCCCTTCCCACTCCTCTCTCTCCTGGCCATAGCAGCAGCAGCCACATGCTGTTTGGCTGAGCAATGCGGCCGTCAAGCTGGTGGCGCTTTATGCCCTGGTGGCCTCTGCTGCAGCAAGTTCGGGTGGTGCGGTAACACCGGAGATTACTGCGGTGAAGGTTGCCAAAGCCAGTGCGGCGGCACCCCAACTCCAGGCCCTGGCCCTGCCGGTGATATAACTAGCCTAATAACTGAATCCATGTTCAACGACATACTAAAACACCGCAACGAAGGTTCCTGCCCTGGCAAGGGATTCTACACCTACAACGCTTTCATTGGCGCCGCCCGATCCTTTAATGGGTTCGCCACTACTGGCGACACAAACACTAGGAAAAAGGAAATCGCTGCTTTCTTGGCTCAAACTTCCCACGAAACCACAGGTACTACTAATTAAGGATAAATCATGAGAAatgcattttattaaataaagaaaacaatgtTATAAACACATATTGATATATAGGTGGGTGGGCGTCAGCGCCGGATGGCCCATATGCTTGGGGGTACTGCTTCTTGAGGGAACAGGGCAATCCTCCCGATTACTGTTCGCCAAACGCACAGTGGCCTTGTGCACCAGGCAGGAAGTATTTTGGTCGCGGTCCTATCCAAATCTCCTAGTAAGTAAATGATCTGATCCATGAAATTGAAATCTTAAAAGATCTTGTTTTTTGAactgtttaatttattattaatttcagcAACTTTAACTATGGACCGGCTGGAAGAGCAATAAGTGTGGACTTGTTGAATAACCCAGACCTGGTTGCAACCGACCCTACAATCTCATTCAAGACTGCAATATGGTTCTGGATGACTCCTCAATCCCCCAAGCCGTCTTGCCACGATGTCATCACAGGGAGATGGTCCCCGAGCGGGGCGGACCAAGCGGCTGGACGCGTGCCTGGATACGGTGTCATTACCAACATCATAAACGGCGGGCTGGAATGTGGGCACGGATCAGATTCGAGGGTTCAAGATCGGATCGGGTTCTATAGGAGGTACTGCGGTATACTTGGGGTTAACCCGGGAGATAACTTGGACTGTGGAAACCAGAGGTCTTTTGGTAATGGCTTAAACTTGGTGGAAACCATGTAGTCTCCCCATAACTTTATTTTGGTTCTGATAAATAAAATGTCTAAATGTATGAATAATGTATGTACCTGTCACACACTATCAACCATGTGTTGAGATGTTGTCATGGTATATTTTGTTGTTCTTGTGTTAACCCATTTAAATAAATGGATGGAGTTAAAGCaccttataataatataatgggTCCGAAAACAATCTAAgttttaaagtaattatttttaagcttaaatagataaacaataataaaggaatattattttttcaaaaagtcATGTAGCCAGAGATTTAGATGGAATTCTTTGTATACTTGATTTAGGTTCAAGTTAAACCAAGcatattaatttttgattttttctatatttCACTCTTTTGAAAGTTAAAATAGTATCACGCCAAAGTAATCCAGTGATAAGAGTTgacttgaaaaattaaaaggtCTCGGGTTCAATTCCAGCTgaaagcgttttgagtttaaacgggAACTATGGATATGAGATATCATGTTAATTCTCcgttaattcaaaaatatatatatatatcaaaatagtAACACCTATTATCTTTATTCACTagataaatttagtatttaagCACACCTTAATAAAAAGATCTGTATTGAGCTAAAGTCAATcctaaaaactttttttattatctacaaattatttatatattttaacaatttaaaaataataataataattaggttAAATTTTGTTGGACTTTTCAACCCTACTATACTCTATTTTTTGAATTCGTCATTTATGATCTTTCATTCGTCATTTATGATCTTTTAAGTCCATATGCATTTATTGACTAAATCATGAATCATTTGTCCACTTAGAATCGAATTCAAAGTAAGAAAGTGACTAACACATTTTTTTCAGAGTAGAAAAAGGAGGGAAGAGGGAATAACtcatcaaattcaaatgatttgtTGGTGTATCACCTTAAGATAACTCAAGCTTGAATGGGACGGAAACTTAAATTGAGTTGTTTTTCATTAATTTGAGTAATTTTAATGATTAGATAATGAAATTTGCTTGGAATAAAATCAATAGGTTTgaactaaaatataatgaaaatactccaaacaaattatgaattataattaacccctaatttttttaattgcaATAGAAACCATCATATCTCAATTCTCAAGTCCAAATAGGTTTATTCACTTAATTAGTTAACATCATGAGTATTAATATTACCAAAATATAACCAATAAtatgttttgttta
It encodes the following:
- the LOC124923670 gene encoding endochitinase-like codes for the protein MKTSRPLPFPLLSLLAIAAAATCCLAEQCGRQAGGALCPGGLCCSKFGWCGNTGDYCGEGCQSQCGGTPTPGPGPAGDITSLITESMFNDILKHRNEGSCPGKGFYTYNAFIGAARSFNGFATTGDTNTRKKEIAAFLAQTSHETTGGWASAPDGPYAWGYCFLREQGNPPDYCSPNAQWPCAPGRKYFGRGPIQISYNFNYGPAGRAISVDLLNNPDLVATDPTISFKTAIWFWMTPQSPKPSCHDVITGRWSPSGADQAAGRVPGYGVITNIINGGLECGHGSDSRVQDRIGFYRRYCGILGVNPGDNLDCGNQRSFGNGLNLVETM